Proteins encoded by one window of Panicum virgatum strain AP13 chromosome 7N, P.virgatum_v5, whole genome shotgun sequence:
- the LOC120682038 gene encoding putative lipid-binding protein At4g00165 yields the protein MATRQATAAATLAFLVVAAATVSAAAASRKVLHWKDYLGCPRDAVKFGACVAALGAAGLQAGAQLGTKCCDVVQGLAAAEAAACFCTTIKETVLGIPTEWTVGVGALASACKTELPDGFKCV from the coding sequence ATGGCCACCCGCCAAgccaccgcggccgccaccctcgcgttcctcgtcgtcgccgcggccaccgtctccgccgcggcggcgtcacgCAAGGTGCTGCATTGGAAGGACTACCTGGGCTGCCCGCGGGACGCCGTCAAGTTCGGGGCCTGCGtcgccgcgctcggcgccgcGGGCCTGCAGGCCGGCGCGCAGCTCGGGACCAAGTGCTGCGACGTCGTGCaagggctcgccgccgccgaggccgccgcctgcTTCTGCACCACCATCAAGGAGACCGTGCTCGGCATCCCCACGGAGTGGACCGTCGGCGTCGGGGCCCTGGCCAGCGCCTGCAAGACGGAGCTGCCCGACGGCTTCAAGTGTGTCTGA